One window from the genome of Terriglobia bacterium encodes:
- a CDS encoding XcyI family restriction endonuclease produces the protein MQNRFYKGTTGMGRFKSMEESGVISEKQKQELPAFCRAMGQQLAELVKQIPKLTERDLRELPLLTYGSQLQGSNNTLIGKKAMKEVFLVIAEIVGKHIVERSESRLKVENSAGRIVLISLSHDPDVSIQEVVADRTHHRVAIEVKGGTDVSNAHNRAGEAEKSHQKAKRFGFPEFWTVISKKGLEIFKLQNESPTTNHWFDVTEILARHGKDWENFRQRLAGAVGIPVRDQRTPTAGSPK, from the coding sequence GTGCAGAACCGTTTTTACAAAGGCACTACCGGCATGGGCCGATTCAAGAGCATGGAGGAAAGCGGCGTAATCAGCGAAAAACAAAAACAGGAACTGCCCGCGTTTTGCAGGGCAATGGGGCAACAATTAGCCGAACTGGTTAAACAGATTCCTAAGCTCACCGAGCGTGACCTGCGCGAGCTGCCACTGCTGACGTACGGTTCCCAACTGCAAGGTTCCAACAACACGCTGATTGGCAAGAAGGCGATGAAAGAAGTGTTCTTGGTCATCGCTGAAATCGTCGGAAAACATATCGTGGAGCGAAGCGAGAGTAGGTTGAAAGTAGAAAATTCGGCGGGGCGAATTGTGCTGATTTCCCTCTCGCACGACCCGGATGTCTCGATTCAAGAAGTCGTGGCTGACCGTACGCACCACAGGGTCGCAATCGAGGTGAAAGGCGGCACGGATGTAAGCAACGCCCACAACCGCGCTGGCGAGGCGGAGAAGTCACACCAGAAGGCCAAGAGATTTGGGTTCCCTGAATTTTGGACGGTGATTTCCAAGAAAGGCTTGGAAATATTCAAACTCCAAAACGAATCGCCAACAACTAACCACTGGTTTGACGTGACAGAGATTCTTGCGCGACATGGCAAGGATTGGGAGAATTTTCGCCAGCGCTTGGCTGGCGCGGTTGGCATACCTGTGAGGGACCAAAGAACACCCACTGCTGGATCACCAAAGTAG